Proteins encoded within one genomic window of Streptomyces sp. NBC_00523:
- the gatC gene encoding Asp-tRNA(Asn)/Glu-tRNA(Gln) amidotransferase subunit GatC, protein MPGITREEVAHLARLARLELKGEELDHFAGQLDDIIGAVARVSEVADQDVPPTSHPLPLTNVMRADVVRPSLTPEQALSGAPAQEQQRFKVPQILGED, encoded by the coding sequence ATGCCTGGCATCACGCGCGAGGAGGTCGCCCACCTCGCCCGGCTGGCGCGTCTGGAGCTGAAGGGCGAAGAGCTCGATCACTTCGCCGGACAGCTCGACGACATCATCGGCGCGGTCGCCCGCGTCTCCGAGGTAGCCGACCAAGACGTACCGCCGACCTCCCACCCGCTGCCGCTGACGAACGTCATGCGGGCGGACGTCGTCCGTCCGTCTCTCACCCCCGAGCAGGCGCTCTCCGGCGCCCCGGCCCAGGAGCAGCAGCGTTTCAAGGTGCCGCAGATCCTGGGGGAGGACTGA